The following proteins are encoded in a genomic region of Paenibacillus sp. FSL R7-0273:
- a CDS encoding S-layer homology domain-containing protein has product MKKKFSARFLRLSLALLLVISIIGGAVVPSGQSYAAADASAVQGAASVTDAVYAAEDSSSELLSTLAAATANQQVTVKEATYKTAEYILGSGEALSEWQAIGLAQAGYDVPDSYVQKLEQRVNDVNGSFANVTDYARIALAVKAVGADPESFAGNGSSAGYNLIEKIYNSDRISGQTLNAPVYALLALDSGNYTIPGDAKWSKSALLSEILAKQNADGGFALSLGASIPDMTAMALTALAAHQNDPAVATAGQKAVAWLSAAQDSKGGYGDNSEYAAQSIIGLTSYGIDPAGAEFTKAEGDLISGLLSFFRAGGGFAHESAGAANAFATEQGLQALAAYNLFSGGNNGKLYDFTKPATQNPLVYVPLVIEGPQGTLGQGNAYAGNALEALEKVAAQNGLALKNPSGNYVTAIGNVAAGMFGGWDGWSYAVVRGGQWLYPDVGMKAFSLKSSDRVVVYYGGAKTQLVESVILSKAQPAEDEAFDVTVSQITWIWDSAASTSNPVTSKAAGVEVTIGGQKAVTDQNGVAVFKEGLAEGNYTLTVTGYAEGQAPAIVKYTQGVTVVSGNVSAHMTVEGPEGPVAEGTVKAANVLAALKKLTANQDIPLKLTDSAYGPYVSGIDGIESGTYGGYWNFAVKRSGVWIYPAVGMGAYELQQSDQVLIYFAGADTQIINTVTVTPEQPKPDEAFTVKVKQAKWDWDSNSPAESPAAGVQVTAGGITVTTDSSGTAAFEQGLPAKIHTLTVTGYVKGAVPKVARYAESLKVAPGNVTASLAIEGPQGVLAEGTLDAFNAYDALQQLTASRSIALQATDSQYGIFVQGIGGIEGGVYHKDGYWSFAVSRGGKWIYPETGMNDFVLQASDKVLIYYGGSSTQLVDSVAVTPAQPKQGEAFTVKVEKIAQIWGANPVPDLLVSKAAGVQVSAGGVTAVTNAEGVAAFGQGLPSGTHTLAVTGYAEGQLPGIVRYTQVLTIAPPATVPQPATATISVTGDSLKGTILSSTTVTLNEGETAYSLLVRQLGSKVVGRGTGSDIYVESIDGLAERARGPESGWKYSVNGTEPNYSAASYRLSNGDNVAWYYINELGASGGLGSGAGAGVSGVKITADNMLPLQQAGQTTAVTGTLMTAEEAAALQKLLTANVATFRQNVTPGAASVLKDSAGEVQLQLPAGSVSSTVEIIVQELPASRPEVVSGMYDFQPDGTKFLNEVDLLIQLPVTTANQANLALAWLNENTGNWIPVPAVLNAKTGVITGKISHFTTYAVVDRSKYEPQRDQLDADITATAKTVAAAEELSDWQAIGLARTGHAVPASYLDAVKEQLAASNGEFRKVTDYERLVLAAAAAGADPQNIGGYNLIEKIYNSGNMAGQGSNGLIFGLIALDSGSYQVPANALWTKERLIASILELQSKDGGFPLTAGGTEDVDLTAMAVTALSAHTQQKTVQAALEKAVAWLSQQQQENGGYKASGTENSESTAQVIIALSSAGIGPGDVRFVKEKGGLLSHLASFRQADGSYAHAAGQQGNGLATEQALLALSAYSRFLAGDDKLFSITPAAVNEARFADENQISAWALASVQAAYSQGLMKGVSETELVFAPKQKITRAEFAALLLRLAGEAPADSPAASVFSDVKAGSWYYGTVLKAKELGIISGVSDTVFNPDGYITRQDMAVMIMRAFKLDSSGTAGAFTDESRISSYALSAVRTVSQLGYMSGYNGAFDPAAAVTREMAAVVAVRLP; this is encoded by the coding sequence ATGAAAAAGAAATTCTCTGCCAGGTTCCTGAGACTCAGCCTGGCTTTATTGCTGGTCATCTCGATTATCGGGGGGGCTGTTGTCCCTTCCGGCCAAAGCTATGCCGCAGCGGATGCTTCGGCGGTTCAAGGAGCGGCAAGTGTAACGGATGCTGTGTATGCAGCGGAGGATTCCTCCTCAGAACTGCTGAGTACGCTGGCGGCAGCGACGGCAAATCAGCAGGTTACTGTAAAAGAAGCGACATACAAAACTGCCGAGTATATTCTTGGCAGCGGTGAAGCATTATCGGAATGGCAGGCCATTGGACTGGCCCAGGCCGGCTATGATGTGCCTGACAGCTATGTACAGAAGCTTGAGCAGCGGGTTAATGATGTCAACGGCAGCTTTGCCAACGTGACGGATTATGCGCGGATTGCACTTGCCGTGAAGGCTGTAGGTGCGGATCCGGAGAGCTTTGCCGGCAACGGCTCCTCCGCCGGCTATAATCTGATCGAGAAAATTTATAACAGCGATCGCATCAGCGGACAGACGCTGAACGCCCCGGTATATGCGCTGCTTGCGCTGGATTCCGGAAATTATACTATTCCGGGCGATGCCAAATGGAGCAAGAGTGCGCTGTTAAGCGAGATTCTGGCCAAGCAGAATGCCGATGGCGGCTTCGCCCTATCCTTAGGTGCAAGCATCCCGGATATGACCGCTATGGCTTTAACGGCACTTGCTGCCCACCAGAATGACCCGGCAGTAGCGACTGCCGGACAGAAGGCGGTAGCCTGGTTATCCGCTGCACAGGACAGTAAAGGCGGATACGGCGACAACAGTGAATATGCCGCACAGTCTATCATTGGACTGACTTCCTACGGTATAGATCCGGCAGGCGCTGAGTTTACTAAAGCAGAAGGCGATCTGATCTCAGGACTGCTGAGCTTCTTCAGAGCCGGAGGCGGCTTTGCCCATGAATCGGCGGGCGCCGCCAATGCGTTTGCCACAGAACAAGGGCTGCAGGCGCTGGCTGCCTACAATCTGTTCAGCGGCGGCAATAACGGCAAGCTGTATGATTTTACTAAACCGGCAACGCAGAATCCGCTGGTCTATGTACCGCTTGTAATCGAAGGGCCGCAGGGAACACTGGGGCAAGGCAATGCTTATGCAGGCAATGCCCTTGAAGCGCTGGAGAAGGTGGCAGCCCAGAACGGACTGGCACTTAAGAACCCTTCAGGAAATTATGTTACGGCAATCGGCAATGTGGCTGCGGGCATGTTCGGAGGCTGGGATGGCTGGAGCTATGCTGTAGTCAGAGGGGGACAGTGGCTGTACCCGGATGTAGGCATGAAGGCTTTCAGTCTCAAGAGCTCAGACCGGGTTGTCGTTTATTATGGGGGTGCTAAAACCCAGCTTGTTGAATCAGTGATTTTGTCCAAAGCTCAGCCTGCAGAAGATGAGGCTTTTGACGTTACTGTTTCACAGATTACATGGATCTGGGATAGTGCTGCCTCTACTTCAAATCCGGTGACTTCAAAAGCTGCCGGGGTCGAGGTCACAATCGGCGGCCAAAAGGCGGTTACGGATCAGAACGGGGTAGCGGTCTTTAAAGAAGGACTGGCAGAAGGGAACTATACACTGACCGTTACCGGCTATGCTGAAGGTCAGGCTCCGGCGATTGTTAAATACACACAGGGTGTAACCGTAGTTTCAGGCAATGTATCTGCTCATATGACGGTCGAAGGGCCGGAAGGCCCAGTAGCAGAAGGGACGGTAAAAGCCGCTAATGTGCTGGCAGCATTGAAGAAGCTTACAGCAAATCAGGACATACCGCTCAAGCTTACGGATTCTGCTTATGGTCCTTATGTATCCGGCATAGACGGAATAGAGAGCGGGACCTATGGCGGCTACTGGAATTTTGCAGTCAAACGCAGTGGGGTGTGGATTTACCCGGCTGTAGGCATGGGAGCCTATGAGCTCCAGCAGTCTGACCAGGTTCTCATTTACTTTGCAGGAGCAGATACACAAATAATAAATACGGTAACTGTAACTCCGGAACAGCCAAAGCCGGATGAGGCCTTTACGGTTAAAGTGAAGCAGGCTAAATGGGATTGGGACAGCAATAGTCCGGCAGAATCACCTGCTGCTGGTGTACAAGTAACAGCGGGCGGCATAACTGTAACAACGGACAGCAGCGGCACGGCTGCTTTTGAGCAGGGTCTGCCTGCCAAAATTCATACGCTGACAGTAACCGGCTACGTCAAGGGGGCTGTCCCAAAGGTTGCCCGCTACGCAGAGTCCCTGAAGGTAGCACCGGGAAATGTTACAGCCAGCCTGGCGATTGAAGGGCCGCAGGGGGTTCTAGCCGAAGGTACGCTGGATGCGTTCAACGCTTATGATGCGCTGCAGCAGCTGACGGCTTCCCGCAGCATTGCGCTGCAGGCCACCGATTCCCAGTACGGCATTTTCGTTCAGGGAATCGGCGGGATTGAAGGCGGAGTTTACCACAAAGACGGATATTGGAGCTTTGCCGTATCCCGCGGCGGTAAATGGATCTATCCTGAAACCGGAATGAACGATTTTGTACTACAGGCGTCAGACAAGGTGCTGATCTATTACGGCGGCAGCAGTACACAGCTTGTTGATTCAGTGGCGGTTACGCCTGCACAGCCTAAGCAGGGTGAAGCGTTCACGGTCAAGGTTGAAAAGATCGCACAAATCTGGGGTGCGAACCCTGTACCTGATCTGCTTGTTTCTAAGGCTGCAGGGGTCCAGGTCAGCGCCGGTGGAGTTACAGCTGTAACAAACGCTGAGGGGGTAGCTGCTTTCGGACAAGGCCTGCCTTCCGGTACACATACACTGGCTGTAACGGGATATGCTGAAGGCCAGCTGCCAGGCATCGTCCGTTATACACAGGTGTTGACGATTGCGCCTCCGGCCACGGTTCCTCAGCCGGCCACGGCGACTATTTCCGTAACAGGGGATAGCCTGAAAGGCACGATCCTCTCCAGTACAACTGTAACGCTGAACGAAGGCGAGACAGCGTACAGCCTGCTGGTCCGCCAGCTTGGAAGCAAAGTGGTGGGCAGAGGAACGGGCAGTGATATCTATGTTGAATCCATCGACGGGCTGGCTGAAAGAGCCCGCGGGCCAGAGAGCGGCTGGAAGTATTCTGTTAACGGCACGGAGCCGAATTATAGTGCAGCAAGCTACAGGCTAAGCAATGGCGATAATGTGGCTTGGTATTATATCAACGAACTCGGGGCATCCGGCGGCTTGGGTAGCGGAGCAGGAGCAGGAGTTAGCGGTGTTAAAATCACTGCAGACAATATGCTTCCGCTTCAGCAGGCCGGCCAGACGACAGCCGTAACCGGCACCCTGATGACAGCGGAAGAGGCAGCAGCGCTTCAAAAGCTGCTCACCGCCAATGTAGCCACCTTCCGGCAGAATGTAACTCCGGGTGCAGCGTCTGTACTGAAGGACAGCGCCGGTGAAGTCCAGCTGCAGCTTCCGGCAGGCTCGGTGTCCAGTACGGTTGAGATTATTGTCCAGGAGCTGCCTGCAAGCCGGCCAGAAGTGGTATCCGGAATGTATGATTTCCAGCCTGACGGTACGAAGTTCCTGAATGAAGTAGATCTGCTGATTCAACTCCCGGTCACGACAGCCAATCAGGCGAATCTGGCACTGGCGTGGCTGAACGAGAATACCGGCAACTGGATTCCTGTTCCGGCAGTGCTTAATGCCAAAACAGGGGTCATTACCGGTAAAATCAGCCACTTCACAACATATGCAGTCGTAGACCGCAGTAAGTATGAACCGCAGCGTGACCAGCTGGACGCAGATATTACAGCTACAGCTAAAACGGTGGCAGCAGCAGAGGAGCTGAGCGACTGGCAGGCAATTGGCCTGGCCCGTACCGGCCATGCTGTACCGGCAAGCTATCTGGACGCTGTGAAGGAGCAGCTTGCTGCAAGCAACGGTGAATTCCGCAAGGTAACGGACTATGAGCGACTGGTGCTGGCTGCGGCTGCAGCCGGGGCAGATCCGCAGAATATCGGCGGATATAATCTGATCGAGAAGATTTATAACAGCGGCAATATGGCGGGCCAGGGCAGTAACGGATTGATTTTTGGCCTGATTGCCCTGGACAGCGGCTCCTATCAGGTGCCTGCAAATGCGCTGTGGACCAAGGAACGTCTGATTGCTTCCATCCTGGAGCTGCAGAGCAAGGACGGCGGCTTCCCGCTGACTGCCGGGGGAACCGAGGATGTAGACCTGACAGCGATGGCTGTCACGGCGCTCTCCGCCCATACGCAGCAGAAGACAGTTCAGGCTGCCCTGGAAAAGGCGGTTGCCTGGCTGTCACAGCAGCAGCAGGAGAATGGAGGCTATAAGGCTTCAGGTACTGAAAACAGTGAAAGCACCGCACAGGTCATCATTGCCCTCAGCAGTGCCGGCATAGGTCCGGGAGATGTCCGTTTTGTAAAAGAAAAGGGCGGACTGCTGAGCCATCTGGCTTCATTTAGACAGGCAGACGGCAGCTATGCCCATGCTGCAGGGCAGCAGGGCAACGGACTGGCTACTGAACAGGCACTGCTGGCATTGTCAGCCTACAGCAGGTTCCTGGCAGGTGATGACAAGCTGTTCAGCATTACACCGGCGGCAGTGAACGAAGCCAGATTTGCCGATGAGAATCAAATTTCTGCCTGGGCTCTAGCTTCCGTACAAGCAGCTTATAGCCAGGGACTGATGAAGGGTGTCAGTGAGACAGAGCTGGTCTTTGCTCCCAAGCAGAAGATCACCCGTGCAGAATTCGCGGCACTGCTGTTAAGACTGGCAGGCGAAGCTCCGGCGGATTCCCCGGCAGCTTCTGTATTCAGTGATGTAAAGGCCGGCTCGTGGTATTACGGAACGGTGCTGAAGGCGAAGGAGCTGGGAATCATCTCAGGTGTTAGCGATACTGTCTTCAATCCTGACGGCTATATTACCCGTCAGGATATGGCGGTCATGATCATGAGAGCCTTTAAGCTGGACAGCAGCGGCACAGCCGGTGCCTTTACGGACGAAAGCCGGATCAGCAGCTATGCGCTGTCCGCTGTCCGCACTGTATCGCAGCTGGGCTATATGAGCGGTTATAACGGCGCCTTTGATCCGGCAGCTGCGGTAACCCGGGAAATGGCTGCAGTAGTGGCAGTGCGGCTGCCGTAA
- a CDS encoding GAP1-N2 domain-containing protein, protein MNRFSGSGITQQMYTRERRGVYRTTEGFDTVAKSDSLDNNFVKKILHPFCVYDAPAELSARGEKNEEVYPPALHLFHTETNDTVIGQSRYLAADFTGQRSAFFAHNFIVPPIRSEEIVKHYGDWLHADFAVSHEGEPGGTLPELDHIPVRQRESRPDPLTVLRTLGFTEETFKALLQAVMLSVAGKKKIYIALDVPISEVSRRAAELTEVLFSVLPYDFRRRLGVITYANEPQSRKYIHLTFVEKGSLRPGDRNIEKDYVFDLASGRMLNTDFGGTRQPFAELVWKMLNRKGSMEDYARFADSLLTGEGPERKLQLAVYNELAVFYEIEQGEEQAYTDNKTAVLSGLLSYLKPQGALESRVRLNDLFLERFDREYDAIRQRGIPQPEVLEQFKEYFVLEGHNYRGKIVDFFINGMLNCPAAGREDVLAAAYGIIESNDGLSAAFFKKVLGQPVFRRQLLEPYMESRLAAAADSRDVLRFVFHWGRFLPEVLQQDFARDMIKEYLLEKLAGDRNPVAAVAAAHDFVEKAEKERRRGSGLYPEAMSLLLELAEAADRFLLSRVDLDRLTLEQLLDISFLRYRDSEDWQPPLDSISRRKANALRAAYRWFGEEKPDEGIFAGLAPRELDDVQLLGRRWLKETGSAEPFERLPLAFYHISEREDGPLDYDALLELVVRKAGGDKETVYRFFDWSQGSWLFTVSNKKLWPGYKRAILKYFMNKDREAFKSRDFRKSYAAAAGPALQNVYNEARGKLASPLARWVSRSRFQLLISGSILGLVIIVVMIAVSLLRPDPAQPEIGAGDGAVTVALGSGGAAGTRLVFSFEGAAECSAFKPEEIGLMSGDKVTDTYEVVATTASCLVASPEPGDGDDAGNADGGTDGGAAGNVGGGTSSDAAGNAGGGTSDDAAGNAGGGTSDDAAGNAGGGMSGDAAGNAVGGTSDDAAGNAGGGTTGDAAGNAGGGTSDDAAGNAGGGTSDDAAGNAGGGTTGGAAGNAGGSAGAGDGDQSVSSPPSAGKPDAAQYQVIVDLEQSATLAAGSMITAGEYKLIIQSDPEAGASFAPAVQPAATAGATPDASAGAGGTGNNAGGNNVTGGANADAAGSNGADADSNAGTE, encoded by the coding sequence GTGAACAGATTTTCAGGGTCCGGCATCACCCAGCAGATGTATACCCGCGAGCGGCGCGGGGTTTACCGGACAACCGAGGGCTTCGATACGGTAGCGAAATCGGACAGTCTGGATAATAATTTTGTCAAAAAAATCCTCCACCCCTTCTGCGTCTACGATGCTCCGGCTGAGCTTTCGGCACGCGGCGAGAAGAATGAGGAGGTTTATCCACCTGCGCTGCATTTGTTCCATACGGAGACGAACGATACCGTAATTGGGCAGAGCCGCTATCTGGCGGCTGATTTTACGGGGCAGCGGAGCGCTTTTTTCGCCCATAACTTTATTGTGCCGCCGATCCGCTCGGAGGAAATTGTGAAGCATTACGGGGACTGGCTGCATGCAGACTTTGCCGTCAGTCATGAAGGGGAGCCAGGGGGAACATTGCCGGAGCTGGACCATATCCCTGTGCGGCAGCGCGAAAGCCGGCCTGACCCGCTGACGGTGCTGCGCACGCTCGGTTTTACCGAAGAAACGTTCAAGGCCCTGCTGCAGGCGGTTATGCTCTCCGTAGCCGGGAAGAAAAAAATCTACATTGCGCTTGATGTGCCGATCAGCGAGGTGTCGCGGCGTGCCGCAGAGCTGACGGAGGTCCTGTTCAGTGTGCTGCCATATGATTTCCGCCGCCGGCTGGGCGTCATTACGTATGCGAATGAGCCGCAGAGCCGCAAATATATCCATCTGACCTTTGTGGAAAAAGGCTCGCTGCGTCCCGGGGACCGCAATATCGAGAAGGATTATGTGTTCGATCTGGCCTCGGGCCGGATGTTGAATACTGATTTTGGCGGTACGCGCCAGCCCTTTGCCGAGCTTGTCTGGAAGATGCTTAACCGGAAGGGCAGCATGGAGGATTATGCCCGTTTTGCCGATTCCCTCCTGACAGGTGAAGGGCCGGAGCGTAAGCTGCAGCTGGCGGTATATAACGAGCTGGCGGTCTTTTATGAGATTGAGCAGGGGGAGGAGCAGGCGTACACGGACAATAAAACCGCTGTGCTCAGCGGTCTGTTGTCCTACCTGAAGCCCCAGGGAGCATTGGAGTCGCGGGTGCGGCTGAATGATCTGTTCCTGGAGCGCTTCGACCGTGAGTATGATGCTATCCGGCAGCGCGGGATTCCCCAGCCTGAAGTGCTTGAACAGTTCAAGGAGTATTTTGTGCTGGAGGGTCATAACTATCGCGGCAAAATCGTCGACTTTTTCATCAACGGCATGCTGAACTGTCCGGCTGCAGGGCGTGAGGATGTACTGGCTGCGGCTTATGGCATAATCGAGAGCAATGACGGGCTGAGTGCAGCATTTTTCAAAAAAGTACTGGGCCAGCCTGTATTCCGCAGACAGCTGCTGGAGCCTTATATGGAATCCCGGCTGGCTGCTGCGGCTGACTCCAGGGATGTGCTGCGCTTTGTGTTCCATTGGGGGCGCTTTTTGCCGGAGGTGCTGCAGCAGGACTTTGCCCGGGACATGATTAAGGAGTATCTGCTTGAGAAGCTGGCCGGGGACAGGAATCCCGTGGCTGCCGTGGCAGCTGCCCATGATTTTGTAGAAAAGGCGGAAAAAGAGCGGCGCAGAGGCAGCGGCCTCTATCCGGAGGCAATGTCGCTGCTGCTGGAGCTGGCGGAGGCAGCTGACCGTTTCCTGCTGAGCCGTGTAGATTTGGACAGGCTGACGCTGGAGCAGCTGCTGGATATTTCATTCCTGCGCTACCGTGACTCCGAGGACTGGCAGCCGCCGCTGGATTCCATCAGCAGACGCAAGGCCAACGCCCTTCGGGCTGCCTACCGCTGGTTTGGCGAGGAGAAGCCGGATGAGGGGATTTTTGCCGGACTTGCCCCGCGTGAGCTGGACGATGTTCAGCTGCTCGGACGGCGCTGGCTGAAGGAGACGGGCAGTGCTGAGCCTTTTGAGCGCCTGCCGCTGGCTTTCTATCATATCAGTGAGCGCGAGGACGGGCCGCTGGATTATGATGCGCTGCTGGAGCTGGTCGTACGTAAGGCGGGTGGAGATAAAGAGACGGTGTACCGTTTCTTTGACTGGTCGCAGGGCAGCTGGCTGTTCACAGTCTCGAATAAAAAGCTGTGGCCGGGATATAAACGGGCCATTCTGAAGTATTTCATGAACAAAGACCGTGAAGCCTTCAAAAGCCGGGATTTCCGCAAAAGCTATGCAGCCGCCGCAGGACCGGCGCTGCAGAATGTATATAATGAAGCCCGCGGCAAGCTGGCTTCACCGCTGGCGCGGTGGGTCAGCCGCAGCCGATTTCAGCTCCTGATCAGCGGCTCCATTCTGGGGCTCGTGATCATCGTGGTAATGATTGCGGTCAGTCTGCTGCGGCCGGACCCGGCACAGCCGGAGATTGGCGCAGGGGACGGCGCGGTTACGGTAGCGCTAGGCAGCGGCGGCGCGGCCGGCACCCGGCTGGTGTTCTCTTTTGAGGGTGCTGCCGAGTGCTCAGCCTTTAAGCCCGAGGAGATTGGGCTCATGTCCGGGGACAAGGTTACGGACACCTATGAGGTTGTTGCGACGACGGCGAGCTGCCTGGTAGCTTCGCCGGAACCGGGAGACGGTGACGATGCCGGGAACGCGGACGGCGGAACGGACGGAGGCGCGGCCGGGAATGTGGGCGGCGGAACGTCCAGCGATGCAGCCGGGAATGCAGGCGGTGGAACGTCCGATGATGCAGCCGGGAATGCAGGCGGCGGAACGTCCGATGATGCGGCTGGTAATGCAGGCGGCGGAATGTCCGGTGATGCAGCCGGGAATGCAGTCGGCGGAACGTCCGATGATGCAGCCGGGAACGCGGGCGGCGGAACGACCGGAGATGCGGCTGGGAATGCGGGCGGCGGGACGTCCGATGATGCAGCCGGGAATGCAGGTGGCGGAACGTCCGATGATGCAGCCGGGAATGCAGGTGGCGGAACGACCGGAGGTGCGGCTGGTAATGCAGGCGGCAGTGCTGGGGCAGGGGACGGAGATCAGTCCGTCTCCTCCCCGCCGTCAGCCGGCAAGCCGGACGCTGCGCAGTACCAGGTCATCGTTGACCTGGAGCAGAGCGCAACACTTGCTGCCGGCAGCATGATTACCGCCGGTGAGTACAAGCTGATTATACAGTCTGATCCGGAGGCTGGAGCATCCTTTGCTCCAGCGGTGCAGCCTGCCGCTACAGCCGGAGCAACACCTGATGCTTCGGCAGGTGCCGGCGGTACTGGCAATAATGCCGGCGGCAACAATGTGACTGGTGGAGCTAACGCAGACGCAGCTGGCTCAAACGGTGCAGATGCAGATAGCAATGCCGGAACGGAGTAA
- a CDS encoding energy-coupling factor transporter transmembrane component T yields MSSGFRAMHPAVALLYYAGLLLFAALLMHPLFLITELAGVVILLLLQGQGRQLLRGLPFYLLMAGSVAVLNPLFSHRGAHILFYLWDQPITLEAVLYGLIMMLVLLTILVLFISYNYTVTTDKFMYAFAAAAPKTALLTLMAIRFVPLFQRRLREITMIQRFRGIDAGKGRLRKRMRDGMTLLKVLLTWSLEEALQTGDSMKARGYGIRRRSTYSVYRMDRFDTAVLLLLTASGLIPLILWLQGYGAFEIYPRMKPLEFGGGEALMYISFSLFVLIPSGLEGKEIWLWRSSRRKAYPSDIPELNGTRSMSSPSQ; encoded by the coding sequence ATGAGCAGCGGCTTTCGTGCCATGCATCCGGCAGTAGCCTTGCTCTATTATGCCGGGCTTCTGCTGTTCGCTGCGCTGCTGATGCACCCGCTATTCCTGATTACCGAGCTCGCGGGAGTCGTAATCCTCCTGCTGCTTCAGGGGCAGGGCCGGCAGCTGCTGCGCGGGCTGCCGTTCTATCTGCTGATGGCCGGCTCTGTAGCGGTGCTGAACCCGCTGTTCTCGCACAGGGGGGCACATATCCTGTTTTATTTATGGGATCAGCCTATTACGCTTGAGGCTGTGCTGTACGGGCTGATTATGATGCTGGTGCTGCTTACGATTCTTGTCTTATTCATCTCTTACAACTACACAGTAACAACAGATAAATTCATGTATGCCTTTGCCGCTGCTGCCCCCAAGACGGCGCTGCTGACGCTGATGGCCATCCGGTTTGTACCCCTGTTCCAGCGGAGGCTGCGCGAGATTACTATGATTCAGCGGTTCCGGGGCATTGATGCAGGTAAGGGCAGGCTTCGCAAAAGAATGCGTGACGGCATGACCCTGCTGAAGGTGCTGCTGACCTGGTCGCTGGAGGAAGCCCTGCAGACAGGCGATTCCATGAAGGCGCGGGGGTATGGTATCCGCAGACGCAGCACCTATTCAGTCTATAGAATGGACCGGTTCGACACAGCCGTGCTCCTGCTGCTTACAGCCAGCGGACTGATTCCGCTGATATTGTGGCTGCAGGGCTACGGAGCATTTGAAATCTATCCGCGTATGAAGCCGCTTGAATTCGGCGGAGGAGAAGCGCTGATGTATATCAGCTTCAGCCTGTTCGTGCTGATACCATCAGGCTTGGAAGGAAAGGAGATATGGCTATGGAGATCATCGCGGCGGAAGGCTTATCCTTCCGATATCCCGGAGCTGAACGGGACACGCTCCATGAGCTCACCTTCACAGTAG
- a CDS encoding DUF4430 domain-containing protein, with protein MTRPAIRRLLPPALLLLAALLLPGCAAPGGNDTAAPSGGSPIATAAAQSPQPAATASPQPGDAAATAPPSAPAGNTTPSPAAAETAPQGAAAAAAPATPPAGSSPAGTAAPDASRPAASAAAPPAKGAGATAAAAAKPSAAASPSAGAAKPAATAPPQPAATAKATAAAQPAAVADTAVISITGDAEHGVILAPAAFEIKEGESALDLLKRITRQHKIQMEFQGAKGFAYVEGIDNLYELDHGAESGWMYRVNGEFPDKSAGSYTVQPGDTIEWLYTLDLGKDIGAKAP; from the coding sequence ATGACCAGACCGGCTATCCGCCGTTTGCTTCCGCCGGCGCTTCTGCTGCTGGCAGCGCTCCTGCTGCCGGGCTGCGCAGCCCCCGGCGGGAATGACACTGCCGCCCCGTCCGGCGGCAGCCCAATTGCCACGGCTGCGGCACAGAGCCCGCAGCCGGCGGCCACCGCGTCTCCGCAGCCCGGAGACGCTGCCGCTACTGCCCCGCCGTCCGCGCCGGCGGGGAACACCACGCCGTCTCCCGCAGCCGCGGAGACGGCCCCTCAGGGCGCGGCTGCAGCCGCCGCGCCAGCCACACCGCCTGCGGGCAGCAGCCCCGCAGGCACAGCCGCGCCGGACGCGTCCCGTCCGGCGGCCTCGGCTGCGGCGCCGCCCGCCAAGGGCGCCGGCGCAACGGCAGCGGCAGCGGCGAAGCCGTCCGCTGCCGCAAGCCCCTCTGCCGGCGCTGCGAAGCCGGCAGCCACGGCGCCGCCGCAGCCTGCGGCGACGGCCAAAGCTACAGCGGCTGCTCAGCCTGCCGCTGTGGCGGACACAGCCGTCATCTCCATTACAGGAGATGCGGAGCACGGGGTGATTCTTGCGCCGGCGGCGTTCGAAATCAAGGAAGGCGAAAGCGCGCTGGATCTGTTGAAGCGGATTACCCGGCAGCATAAGATCCAAATGGAATTTCAGGGAGCCAAGGGCTTTGCTTATGTTGAAGGCATAGACAATCTGTATGAACTGGATCATGGCGCGGAGAGCGGCTGGATGTACAGGGTGAACGGGGAGTTCCCGGACAAGAGTGCCGGAAGCTACACTGTACAGCCCGGGGATACAATAGAGTGGCTGTATACCCTGGATCTCGGCAAGGATATCGGAGCCAAAGCGCCATGA